Sequence from the Helianthus annuus cultivar XRQ/B chromosome 13, HanXRQr2.0-SUNRISE, whole genome shotgun sequence genome:
AATGTATTTTATAATAGTTTGTTACCCATTTACCATttgtattttataattaaaaaaaattacaatacaTTATGCTTCTTTCGTATAAATAGTATGAAACCAAACTAGTCTTTGGGTTTGAAAACCTGAAATGACAAAATAACTTTCATCTGTAGGAAAGATGTTACAACAAGCAAACAAAAATGGAGGACATACGTAAATCAAAACTTTATTTGAAATGAATATTTAATTAATACTTTATATCAAAGTTTAATAAGCCAAATCTCCCTCTTTGAGTTTGACTTGTGTTACCATGTTCTTTATTATATCTTTTCTTTACTGACTTTCATCCTACATAGGCAAACAAAGTCTCTCCCTCCATAAAAAGCCAACTAGCAAAACCACCAAACATATCTGTCAATtcatttcaagagagagagaaagagagatttCTTCTGGAGAAGAATCCAACTGAGATAcattatagagagagagagagagagagagagagatggggagAGCCCCTTGTTGTGACAAAGCAAATGTGAAGAAAGGACCATGGTCTCCTGAAGAAGATGCAAAACTTAAAGAATTTATTGAGAAATATGGAACTGGTGGTAACTGGATTGCTCTCCCTCAAAAAGCTGGTATCTTGCTCTCTCTAAAAAACCTAATATTTGTGTGTGTTTCTTAAAGTAAAAAAAGGGTTTGATATTCTAATATTTGATATGGGTTTTGATCTTTTGTAGGTCTTAAAAGATGTGGAAAGAGTTGCAGGTTAAGATGGCTAAACTATCTGAGACCAAATATAAGACATGGTGAATTCTCTGAAGAGGAAGATAGGATCATTTTCAGCTTGTATGCTAGCATTGGTAGCAGGTTCATCTCAACTTTTGAATATTCTTTatcttctttttttctttttttccttttttgttATCATAAATATCACTGAAATAATAAGATTTAGGTCAAACCCCATGTGGAAAGATAGAGTTAATAatatgtgtgtgagagagaaaatGTCTTCACAGAAAATGATTGATTAATCTCtcttgaaaaagatttgaaaactATAGGTGCATGCATGATAAGATAATACATATGTAATGATCAGTCTTTTACTTTGTGTGGTGTCTTTTATTTATGTAAACTCTAAATACTATGTGATTGGCTATAAATTCAAATCTTCCCAAAAATGTATATGCAGATGGTCGGTAATAGCAGCTCAGCTACCAGGAAGGACTGACAATGACATCAAGAATTACTGGAACACTAAACTGAAGAAGAAGCTTTTAACTATGCTTCCTTATTTTCAAGAAAAATCATCTTTTTTTCCACCTATACCCTTtcaaccacaaccaccatcaAAGGATCATCTTACATCTCACCAGTTCTTGAACAATTCATCATCATTCTACACTTTTAGTACCCCTAACTTCATGAATGTTGACAACACTTCTAACTCTCTCTTTGTTCATGAAGAGCATACTAATGTTACTGATCTTCAGTCATCAgtaccacccccacccccaccactACAACTTCATGCAAACAGTTTGATGTGCAACAACAATACTGATGTTAATGATAACTGTTATAGTAGTTATAGCATGTGCAACAGTCCAATGCAGGAGTATTATCCCAACTCATCAGCTATGAAAGAAGGAATGTTCATGTTTGGAAGTGGAGCTTGTTCATCCTCTGAAGGTGGGAGTTGCATGGGCAAAATCAATTATGGGGATTATTATAAAGATCATGAAGAGAAGCAGAAGTATCAAGTCAAGCAAGAAGAGTATCAACTAGCCCTTCATGATCATGCTCTTGGAGGTCAAGTTCAAAGCCAAAGTTTCATGCTCAAGAACAACCATGTAACCCCATTGCAAAATGATCTTGAGGAAGTGAAGCTACCCAACTTCAGCAACTACTTGTTCCATGATGGTGATGAAAACAAGACAACACATTATCAAAAGGGGATGTGCTCTTATGATCACTACTGATTAAGTGATTAGGTTATTTAATTTGAAATTTGGTGTAATTAGTGGTAGTTAAGACAAGATGGTCAGGTAGGTTATGATTTGAAAGAGCATTGAGTGCCTTTTTTTGGTTTCCTAGAGGATGTTCAGCTTAGAGACCTTCTGACATAGTTTCATGAGGTTTGTGTTGATCTGTACTTGATGATGAAAATCAATGGAAAGCTACTAAAAAAGTGAAGTTATTTTCTTTCTATTAGTTGGTTTTGTGACAGTCATGTTAAAGCTAGTTTTAGATTAGCATCTGTGCAATTCCTATGGTTTGTTTTCTATTGGTTACCTATATTTTACCATCTACAATTCACAAATCTAGAGCAGTGTATAACTTTCATAATCATCCATGCATAGTTATGTTTTTTTAACCGCAAAGATTCTATGATTACAGGAAAAGGGCCAGCGGAGCTTAAAAACCCAAGGAACAaatacagaaaaaaaaaaaaaaaaaaaaaaaccggggCAAACAATTAAATTGTGACATCTCTATTATATAGTATTATAGTTTTATTTTAAAAGTTGCAATGTCATTATGTCAAGACGGCACCAGAATAACAAACACAATTTAAAAGTGTTATCTAAACTCTGTACGGTCTTGATTAAATAGAGTTTAACCCGTTAAAGTGTCACCTTCACTTCTAGATGGTCAAGGCTGCATTAATTTGTTTATATGGTAACTTGAGAATATGTACAAGATCATGTGTGACAAAAAGTATTTTGTCATTTTTCCAGAATATATTAGTTTTATAAGAATTTCATGCGACCAAATTAATATTCATTTTTTAATCACAAAGATAAAAGAAAATAACATTAAATCTTAATAATAAAAGAATTTAACTGTAATGATTATTGTTTATCACTACTCtttcctaaaaattaaaaaaaaaaacaaacaatggAAACTAGTTTGAATATTCGTTGCCTAGAGATTGCAATGGATCGGTTCGGGTCGGGTACCCATACCCGGTTGTAAAATCATGTCctatacccggcccaatacccgtcAGATATTTGTCGGGTAATAatccatcgggtatcgggtatacccattagtttATTACAAAATATACGTCGGGATTTCCAAATACACTTCTTTACTAttaaattattatataattttatttatacaacTATTACACACTACAAGAACAGGGCACCTTTAGCGGCGACGGGTGTCGCCGGTATTGACCActtttgtcgccgctattgacttttagcggcgacatgtcgccggtAAAACGTCGCCGGTATTGCTCGGACGCTATTGACCGGCTGTCGCCGGTAAAGACTACTGTCGCCGGTATTAATCCtacacctttagcggcgacaacTGTCGTCGCTAAAAGTGTCGCCGGTATTAATCTTCGTCGGTAAAGGTTGAAAGGCAATAGCGGCGACacgtgtcgccgctaaaagtctgtttttttttttaatacagcAGCTGTATATACAGCTGCCCAGCCAATTTTACGGCCGAAAAAACAAAACCTGCCTATTTTCAAACAACGCAAGCATACGCCATGAACATAATCAACAGATACTAAAGGTAATATAATTAAAAACTACGTTTAAGTCGTACATTATATCCTACAACGTTTAATTAAATCAAAATCATACATTAAAAACAAGTCACTCATCGTTATCGTTGGGTTCATCGTCGGATTCATTATCGAATAAGTTGTCAGAATCGTAGTCTTTtgactttccttttccttttccttgtgaAGCAAGATAGTTGTTAAGTTGGTTCAAAAATGACGGGGGTTTGGAACAAGCTGTTAACAAAATCCTACAATAATAGATAGCAAAACGTATATTAGCATATTAATTAACGCtaccaacatatatttaacaaggaAACATGCGTTCGTTTGTCATTTTATAAATTGCGTAGTTTACCTCGGAAAAGGGTTCTTGCGTCCGAGCTTGCGAAGACGACATGTTAGATGACGAGTGCGAGGACGTGTTGGAAGAAGGTTTAGGCCCCATCCTGCGGTACCATCCTCGCCGCTCACCCAACGCTTCCTGATACGGGGCAATTGGCGGACCCTCACCGCTCCATTCACTTGTGGCGTGTTGTATGTTCCGCTGTATTTTACGAAGATgattaaggtggtgtttgttttctGGAAGAAGAGCTTCCTGGCCTCTTCTGTCTGCACTGTGCAGACGCGGGAAGAGGTTTGGCCTCAgaagagtgttttttttttcgagAAGTGCTTTTTACCTCTCCCCAACCTCTTCTTGGGGAAGTTATGAGAGGTAAGCTTCTCCAAGCAGAGGTTTACCTCTTCTtggcaccacctccacctccgacactgcTCCGccactgctccgccaccacctccacctccgacactgcTCCGccactgctccgccaccacctccacctccgacactgcTCCGCCACTGCTCCAccactgctccgccaccacctccacctcggAACCCCTGCTCCGACCCCAAATCGAACCCCCAAATCATCAAATCGAACCCCAAATCATCAAATCGAACCCCCAAATCATCAAATCGAAccccaaatcatcatcatcaacaacatcacaaacaaaacccccaaatcgaaaaCCCTAAAATCGAAAACCCGGTTCAATCTCTGGCCAGGTGTGAAGGCGGAGGTGGTGACGGTCGTTGCAGGCTCGGTGGTTgtgatgatggcggtggaggTGTGAAGGCGGAGGTGGTGACGGTGGttgtgatgatggcggtggtgaagtggtggcggtggtgatgatggcggtggtgaagtggtggcggtggtgatgatagcggtggtgaagtggtggcggtggtgatgatggcggtggtgaagtggtggcggtggtgatgatggcggtggtgcagATTGTAGactagagagagagtagagagagagtggAGGTGCAGATTGTTGTGTGGTGTGTGTTCTAAACCTAGAAGAagaggttttatataaaaaaaaaaaaacaaaccctcttctccttgcagactgaagacatttggtccacctcttctcctgcagatgcctgcagatgtggccTGCAGCAGAAGAGGTTTTCgtgcagaaaaaacaaacagcacctaaatatatatgtgtgtatatatatatatatgtatatatttgttatagaaaataatacttaaaagaaATACTTACGTAATTTTGTTCAGCAACCGGATCAACCCAATTCCCTTGATTGTCGGTGTGGGTTTTAGCATACGTAGGTACCCAATCCATATCCTGTTTAACATTAAACTTAGATTAgacattaaataaacaaaagcttacacacacgcacacacacataaaacattacatttttatagGCGGTGCTACCGTACGACGATGTCCCCCCACGGTATGGGAATTGTTGTTTCTCGCGTACTAGTGTGTTGGCCTTgcttcttttaatatatttttcttcCCGGAAACCTTCGATGGTTCTCAACCAGTTATCATAGGGCATATCCCGTGGATGGAATGCCCTTGCACTCTCAAGATCATCGTAACCTCCCTTGCTCTTAAATAAATTTTTAGCATCGTACTTGCGGTCAGAGTACCGCTTCATAAGCACAGCCCTAATGCCACCCGTCAAGTTTTTGGCCTCTATATATCACGTTCCACTTcatcaaaattgaaattttcctacaaattaaataaaaaaattaaaatatcatatataaattaGATTTGCATGTGCTTAAATATCATATAAAATTGAAAATTtcctacaaattaaataaaaaagttaaaatatcatatataaattaGATTTATGCATATAAGTTATTTACTCGTAAGTGGTTCATGAGGGCATCCTTGTAATGTTGTTCAACGTTATCCCATCCAATTTTATCGAACGGGATGGACCGCCACATATACAGGTCGGCCTCCCATGAAAACATATCTCTTGTTTTACCAATAGGGGTATACGTCACCTGCCTGTCAAACGTAAGCGAtactgccccccccccccccagcttTTACCAGACGCCTTAGTTTCTCGTTTTTTGCTTTCCCCCTAACCCTCTTCGAGGGAACCGctgcaattaaaacaaaaataattagtaacaacatttataatataaaaaatataaggactacaaaataatttagtaaaaGACTTACCGTCTGTCTCGTGTGTGCCACGAAATCCACCAGGAGGAAGCGGTGGATCACCAGCGCCGTCACCCCCATGTCCCCAGGGGGCCACATCAGCCATCAGATAAGCGAATATCAACAATACAGAAAACATAATCCCTATAAAGTTACAAATGTTACAGCATGTGTATCTAATAGAAATTAAGGGAAAGTACAACAAGTGTAactcaaattcaaataaatatttcaaacaagTGTTTATCAATTACAAATCAATATAAATTACAATAACTTTTCTTTTAGTCAGACTCCACATAATCGGGATCATCCTCATCATAATCAGCCTCGACCTCATCACAATCAGTCTCGACTTCAAACACTTCATCGACGGTGGCCGTTGGGGGATCAACTTCAATTGAAGGCTCACCCGCAGTAACATGAGAAGATCCAATCTGAAAGTATTGGGTCAAGTCAATGACAAGTGGACAGTCAGATGAAGAGTTGTTGTCGACAATGTCCCTATCTTCTAAGCGTTTGTCAACATTTTGAAC
This genomic interval carries:
- the LOC110886554 gene encoding transcription factor RAX2, producing MGRAPCCDKANVKKGPWSPEEDAKLKEFIEKYGTGGNWIALPQKAGLKRCGKSCRLRWLNYLRPNIRHGEFSEEEDRIIFSLYASIGSRWSVIAAQLPGRTDNDIKNYWNTKLKKKLLTMLPYFQEKSSFFPPIPFQPQPPSKDHLTSHQFLNNSSSFYTFSTPNFMNVDNTSNSLFVHEEHTNVTDLQSSVPPPPPPLQLHANSLMCNNNTDVNDNCYSSYSMCNSPMQEYYPNSSAMKEGMFMFGSGACSSSEGGSCMGKINYGDYYKDHEEKQKYQVKQEEYQLALHDHALGGQVQSQSFMLKNNHVTPLQNDLEEVKLPNFSNYLFHDGDENKTTHYQKGMCSYDHY